In Pseudomonadota bacterium, the genomic window ATTCAGGATGATGATCGAGTCGCCAGCGCGCACGCGGGCAATCGCCTCCTTGCACACAGCGTCAATCTTGTCTTTCAGGCTGAGCTGCGACGGATCGTAGTTGAGGTCGATCACCGCGTTGCGGTATTCGCGCTCGTCCGACATCGCCCGCAGCGTTTCGAACTTGGCGCGCGAGAGGATGGGGCTGCGCACCACGAGCCGCTTTGCGCCGCGTTCGCCGGCCTCGAAGAGGTTCACTTCGGCACCGAGGCAGGTTTCGAGCGACATGACGATCGATTCCCGCAACGGGTCGATCGGCGGGTTGGTGACCTGGGCGAACTGCTGGCGGAAGTTGTCGAACAGCGAGCGTGGCAACTGTGACATCACCGGGTAGGGCGTGTCGTCGCCCATGGAGCCGATGGCCTCCTGGCCGTCTTCGGCCAGGACACGCAGGATCTGGTCGCGCTCCTCGAAGGTCAGGCCGAACATCTTCTCGTGCAGCCGCAGGTCCTCGCGGTCAAGCGGCGGCCGATCGCGGATGTCATCGCGCAGGCGCGAGCGCAGTTGCCGCGAGTGGTCGCGCAGCCAGCGCGCCCAGGGTTGGCTCTCGGCAAGCCGCTGGTCGATTTCCTTGGGTAACAACAGCTCGCCGGTGTCGGTGTCGACGGCAAACATCTGCCCGGGGCGTAGACGCCCTTTGCTGGTCACATCCTCGGGGGCGTAGTCGTAGACACCGATCTCCGAGGCCAGCGTAATGTGGCGGTCGCGCGTGATCACGTAACGCGCCGGTCGCAGGCCGTTGCGGTCCATCGAGCAGCCGGCATAGCGTCCGTCGGTCAACACGATCCCGGCCGGGCCGTCCCAGGGTTCCATGTGCATGGAGTTGTATTGCAGGAAGGCGCGCATGTCCGGCGGCAGATCGTCGTTGTTCTGCCATGCCGGTGGAATCAGCGTGCGCATTGCGGTGAAGATGTCCATGCCGCCGTTGATCAGCACCTCGAGCATGTTGTCGAGTGAGGAGCTGTCGGACCCGGCCATGCCGATCACCGGGGTGAGTTCCGGCAGCTCGGGCAGCAGGGCGTTGGTCAGCTTCTGGGTGCGCGCACGTGCCCAGTTGCGGTTGCCGCGGATGGTGTTGATCTCGCCGTTGTGCGCGAGGTAGCGGAAGGGCTGTGCCAGTCGCCACTCAGGCAGCGTGTTGGTCGAGAAACGCTGGTGGAACACCGCGATGCTCGACGCCAGGTCGTCGCGCTGCAGGTCCTGGTAGAAGACCGGCAGGTTTTCGGGCATCACCATGCCTTTGTAGAGCACCACGTCGGCCGTCATCGATGGGATGTACAGGCTCGGGTCGTCGGCGTGGGCGACTTCGGTCCGGCGACGCGCAACGAACAGGTGGCGGTTGAAGGTGGCGGTGTCCATGTCGTCGGGCGCGCCGACAAACAGCTGTTCGATGCGCGGCAACGACTGCAGCGCGTGCTCGCCGAGCGCGGCGTGGTCGGTCGGCGGGGTGCGCCAGCCGACCACTGACAGACCGCATTCCTCGAGGGTGCGTTCGAGGGTCGCAATGGCGGCGTCTGCACGCGCCGCGTCCTGGCTCAGGAACACCAGCGCCGTGGCGTAGTGCGCCGGCAGGCTCAGGCCGGTCTCGGCCGCAGCGGCACGCAGAAAGGTGTCGGGCTTCTTCAACAGCAGACCACAGCCGTCACCGGATTTGCCGTCGGCAGCGACGGCCCCGCGGTGCGTCAGGCGCGCCAACGCGGTGATCGCGGTGTTCACGACCCAGTGGCTGGGCTCACCGTCCATGTGTGCGATCAGGCCAAAACCGCAGTTGTCACGCTCAAACGACGGATCGTAGAGGCCGTGTTCGGCGAGCCTGTCCAAATTGTTCATTGACGCAGTCCAGTGTGCGGCACCCTTCACCGTGCGACGCAAGAAAGACGCAAATCGGTGCCGGTGTGCGCAGTGTGCGTACGGGCGACCGAGCCTGCCATCTGACGCGCTACTGGCGGGACGGTTCCCCGACTGCGGGCCCGTCCGAAGGGGAGCAAAATGCGAAAAAAGCAAAGCCGGCAGCGTGTCGCTGCGTCTTTGCGGGGTCCGTCGGGTGTCTGGGATCGCCTCGACGGCCAGGCATTATAGCGGCTGAATATCAGCCTGGCAAAGCGCGTGATTTGCGCCGGATTTGCGTGACGGCGGTGGCTGTGGCGCGCTCAGGGCTCGCCGGCCACCCACGCACCTCAGTCGATGGCCCGTTGCACGTCGCCGAAGGTGCGGATCCAGGGGGAGTTTTCTTGCCAGACTTCGGGCAAGGACGCGACCGCCTCCCGGGCAGCGCCGCTGCTGTCGAAATCGCCGTGCACCAGCGCAAACCAGGGTTGGCCGTTGCGCAGTGTGCGGTAAATCGCGCTGAGGCTGGTCATGCCGTGGCGGCGAGCGTGCAGGCGCAGCGCCGCTTCGTCCGCGCCGGCCAGCAATTGCACCGTGAAGCGGTCGGGGTCGCGGCGTTGAATCCACTTCTCGCCGCTGATCACACCGCCGAGGATGCTGTTGTTGATGGGCTGGCTCGGTGTGGTCGTCGTCGCTGGTGTCGGTTCAACGCTGGCGGCGGTGCGGGGCGTGTCGCTGCGTGCGGGTGCGGCGGCCTGCGGTGTGGCCGGGTCGGCTGCCTGCACCGACACGGCTGCCGACTCGGTCTCGGCGGCGGTTGCCGCGGCGGCGTCGTCTGATGCGGCCACGTCTGAAGACACCGCTGCCGCCGTGGATTCTGCCGCCGTGGACTCGGCCGCCGTGGACTCGATTGCTGTGGTGGCGTCAGCCCCGGTTGCCGACACGCGCTCTTGCGCAGGTTCTGCGGCCGTCGCTGCGGCGGCAGCCGTCTCCTCGACCTCGACGCGCTCGCCGGCGCTCGCCTCGACAGCAGGCGCTGCGGCAGCCGTCGCTGCGGCAGCCGTCGCTGCGGCAGCCGGCGCTGTGCTTGTCTCGGTCGCCGCGGCGGCATCGACCTCGGCGGCGCGGGCTGCCGTGTCGGTCTCGGTGCTGCCGGTCTCCACCGGGACCGGTTCGACCCGGGTTTGGGCGGTGCGGATCTCCAGCGCGTTGTCTGCTGCGATCGGTTCTGCGCCCGTCGGCGCCTCGGCCACGGCGTTGGCACCGGGGTTGGTCGGCAGCGGCAGGCTTTTCACCAGCGTGTCGCCTTGCGTTCTCGGTTGCGCGTTCCAGGCGCCGAGCGCCAGACCGATCACGAGCATCGTCAAGCCGGCGAGGACCCACCGCAGGTTGCGCCGTGTGGCGCGCCACCACTGGCCGGGCATCATCAGCGCGTGCCACTGTTGGCGGTTGAAGGCGGTGTTCAGAGCCTGTGCCGCCGCGCGGTCGATGTACCCCGGGAGTCCGTTGCTGCTGTGGGTCACCATGCGCAGCTCGCGTTCGTCGAGCGGCAAGTCGTCATCGTAGCCGGCTGAGGCGAGACGGGTGGCGATGTAGCTCGCGGTCTCGTCCGCGTCGAGCCGCGGCACGGTGAAAGCGTCCACCTGGCCCGCCTCGATGTGCTGGCTGTGCACGCCGTCGAGCAGGGCCTCGGCGGGCTCGGCGCTGCTGAACAGCACACTGACCGGTTCGGCGATCTGGGCGTTGATGCAGTCGACTTCCTGCAGCAGGGCCTGCATCTCCGCGACCGGCATGCGGTCGACGTCCTCGACCACCAACACGCTGGTGGCGCCGAGGTCGGCGTTTTCAGCCAGGTGGTCAACGAGCTGCTCGGTGCACTCGGCCAGGGTCTGTGGGGTGGTGCTGCGGTAGGCGCTGAGCATGCTTCGGATCACGGCGTCGGCACTGACGCCGGCGCCAGCACGGGTCAGGAACACGTGGCCGCCGTCGTAGAAGCG contains:
- a CDS encoding AAA family ATPase, with product MPRTGATRRHTGGPLQALFNRFQAGASRPRPSTDAPDGRLTDRAILSLGLHNQPFRAPGGQIPYFYNDQLATLLDELETCVGNAETLVILEGADESGKTCTIAQLLERFYDGGHVFLTRAGAGVSADAVIRSMLSAYRSTTPQTLAECTEQLVDHLAENADLGATSVLVVEDVDRMPVAEMQALLQEVDCINAQIAEPVSVLFSSAEPAEALLDGVHSQHIEAGQVDAFTVPRLDADETASYIATRLASAGYDDDLPLDERELRMVTHSSNGLPGYIDRAAAQALNTAFNRQQWHALMMPGQWWRATRRNLRWVLAGLTMLVIGLALGAWNAQPRTQGDTLVKSLPLPTNPGANAVAEAPTGAEPIAADNALEIRTAQTRVEPVPVETGSTETDTAARAAEVDAAAATETSTAPAAAATAAAATAAAAPAVEASAGERVEVEETAAAAATAAEPAQERVSATGADATTAIESTAAESTAAESTAAAVSSDVAASDDAAAATAAETESAAVSVQAADPATPQAAAPARSDTPRTAASVEPTPATTTTPSQPINNSILGGVISGEKWIQRRDPDRFTVQLLAGADEAALRLHARRHGMTSLSAIYRTLRNGQPWFALVHGDFDSSGAAREAVASLPEVWQENSPWIRTFGDVQRAID